A window from Bosea sp. ANAM02 encodes these proteins:
- the cydB gene encoding cytochrome d ubiquinol oxidase subunit II codes for MIDFLFSYETLRLAWWVLLGVLLIGFAVMDGFDLGVGTLLPFVAREDIERRVAINTVGPVWEGNQVWLILGGGAIFAAWPALYALSFSGFYLAMFLVLSALILRPVGFKYRSKKPDPAWRERWDWALFIGGAVPALIFGVAIGNTLQGVPFHFTPDLRPIYEGNLFGLLNPLALYCGLVSLAMLTMHGAAWLAFKAEGVVADRARRLGAVAAVVTALLFAGGGVLVWLGLLGGYRVTSPIVWDGPSNPLLKAVVADPAAWLANFRTYPALWAVPTLGIATPLLAAIGFGARWEGLTFLASKLGVAMIVATVGVAMFPILLPSSSNPGHSLTVFDASSSRATLRNMLIATVIFMPLILAYTAWVYRVLWGKVTEKGVEDAGQSAY; via the coding sequence ATGATCGATTTCCTGTTCTCCTACGAAACGCTGCGGCTGGCCTGGTGGGTGCTGCTCGGCGTCCTGCTCATCGGCTTCGCCGTGATGGACGGTTTCGATCTCGGCGTCGGCACGCTCCTGCCCTTCGTCGCGCGCGAAGATATCGAGCGGCGCGTCGCGATCAACACCGTCGGACCCGTCTGGGAAGGCAACCAGGTCTGGCTGATCCTGGGCGGCGGCGCGATCTTCGCAGCCTGGCCGGCGCTCTATGCGCTGAGCTTTTCCGGCTTCTACCTGGCGATGTTCCTCGTGCTCAGCGCCCTGATCCTGAGGCCGGTCGGCTTCAAGTATCGCTCGAAGAAGCCCGATCCGGCCTGGCGCGAGCGCTGGGACTGGGCGCTGTTCATCGGCGGGGCCGTGCCGGCGCTCATCTTCGGCGTCGCCATCGGCAACACGCTGCAGGGCGTGCCCTTCCACTTCACCCCGGATCTGAGGCCGATCTACGAAGGCAATCTCTTCGGCCTGCTCAACCCGCTCGCACTCTATTGCGGCCTGGTCTCGCTGGCGATGCTGACCATGCACGGCGCGGCCTGGCTGGCCTTCAAGGCCGAAGGCGTCGTCGCCGACCGCGCGCGGCGGCTCGGCGCGGTCGCCGCGGTGGTCACCGCCCTGCTCTTCGCCGGCGGCGGCGTGCTGGTCTGGCTCGGCCTGCTCGGCGGCTATCGCGTGACGTCGCCGATCGTTTGGGACGGGCCGTCGAACCCGCTGCTCAAGGCCGTCGTCGCCGATCCAGCGGCATGGCTCGCCAATTTCCGGACCTACCCCGCCCTGTGGGCCGTTCCGACGCTCGGGATCGCCACGCCGCTGCTGGCCGCCATCGGCTTCGGAGCGCGGTGGGAAGGCCTGACCTTCCTCGCCTCCAAGCTCGGCGTCGCCATGATCGTCGCGACCGTCGGCGTCGCGATGTTCCCGATCCTGCTGCCCTCGAGCAGCAATCCCGGCCACTCCCTGACGGTCTTCGACGCCTCTTCGAGCCGTGCGACCCTGCGGAACATGCTGATCGCGACGGTGATCTTCATGCCGCTGATCCTCGCCTACACGGCCTGGGTCTATCGCGTGCTCTGGGGCAAGGTCACCGAGAAGGGCGTCGAGGACGCCGGCCAATCCGCCTATTGA
- the cydX gene encoding cytochrome bd-I oxidase subunit CydX, translating into MWYFAWILGLGLAASVGILNALWYELRTVREEPEKAVPLPTP; encoded by the coding sequence ATGTGGTATTTCGCCTGGATACTGGGCCTCGGCCTCGCAGCCTCCGTCGGCATCCTGAACGCGCTCTGGTACGAGCTGCGCACCGTCCGCGAGGAGCCGGAGAAGGCGGTCCCGCTGCCGACACCCTGA
- a CDS encoding GMC family oxidoreductase N-terminal domain-containing protein, translating into MSFDFAIVGAGSAGCVLASRLSEDPATKVLLVEAGPDLEPGKEPAPILDMYPGLAAFDPRNHWPALMARTRPLSHNAAETWPAPRLYEQARIMGGGSSINGQVANRGTPDDYDEWAALGAAGWGWDDVLPYFRKLERDLDCAGPLHGQDGPIPIHRIPRPLWPGFSTATEEAILALGYPRLIDQNGEFGDGVFPMTLSNDGRHRVSSARGYLTAEVRRRPNLTIMTEAEVVGLRWNANTIAGLRLRRGPEMQNIAARQVILSAGALQSPAILLREGIGDAAELHALGIAPRHNLPGVGLNLQEHPGISVSAMLKPGARLKNTTRRHIHLGLRYSSGVGAQMSDMFMMAAAKSAWHPLGERIATFIAWINKPASRGRVMLERTGGGIIPVANFNFLAEASDRVRLAAAVQMMARLAGTAPLSAQLTAAVPSSYGGWAKRLGQRNLGNYALTAGASALLDTLPFLRKPFAHRMIGGGQSLEALVRDRAALDDHLVAKAFGQWHPSGTCRMGASHDVEAVTDPRDASVHGIQGLHVVDASIMPTIPRANLNIPTIMLAEKIADGMRARLVR; encoded by the coding sequence ATGAGCTTCGACTTCGCCATCGTCGGCGCCGGCAGCGCCGGATGCGTGCTGGCGAGCAGGCTCTCGGAAGATCCGGCGACGAAGGTCCTGCTTGTCGAGGCGGGGCCGGATCTCGAGCCCGGTAAGGAGCCGGCGCCGATCCTCGACATGTATCCGGGCCTTGCCGCCTTCGATCCGCGCAACCATTGGCCCGCTTTGATGGCCCGCACCCGGCCGCTCAGCCATAATGCGGCCGAAACCTGGCCGGCGCCGCGCCTCTACGAACAGGCCCGCATCATGGGCGGCGGGTCGAGCATCAACGGCCAGGTCGCCAATCGCGGCACGCCGGACGACTATGACGAATGGGCGGCGCTCGGCGCGGCCGGCTGGGGCTGGGACGATGTGCTGCCCTATTTCCGCAAGCTCGAACGCGATCTCGATTGCGCGGGCCCGCTGCATGGGCAGGACGGCCCGATCCCCATCCACCGCATTCCCCGCCCGCTTTGGCCCGGCTTTTCGACCGCGACGGAGGAAGCGATCCTGGCGCTCGGCTATCCCCGCCTGATCGATCAGAACGGCGAGTTCGGCGACGGCGTCTTTCCGATGACGCTTTCGAACGACGGCCGGCACCGGGTGTCTTCGGCGCGCGGCTATCTCACGGCAGAGGTCCGGCGCCGCCCCAACCTGACGATCATGACCGAAGCCGAGGTCGTCGGCCTGCGCTGGAATGCCAACACGATCGCGGGCCTGCGCCTGAGACGCGGTCCGGAGATGCAGAATATCGCGGCTCGACAGGTGATCCTGAGCGCCGGGGCGCTACAATCGCCCGCCATTCTGCTGCGGGAGGGCATCGGGGATGCGGCCGAGCTACACGCGCTCGGCATCGCGCCGCGTCACAACCTGCCCGGCGTCGGGCTGAACCTGCAGGAACATCCCGGCATTTCGGTTTCCGCCATGCTGAAACCCGGGGCGCGACTCAAGAACACGACGCGCCGCCATATCCATCTCGGCCTGCGCTATTCGTCAGGCGTCGGCGCGCAGATGTCGGACATGTTCATGATGGCGGCCGCCAAATCCGCCTGGCACCCGCTCGGCGAGCGCATCGCGACCTTCATCGCCTGGATCAACAAGCCGGCCTCGCGCGGGCGCGTCATGCTGGAGAGAACCGGTGGCGGGATCATTCCCGTCGCGAATTTCAACTTTCTGGCCGAAGCCTCGGATCGGGTACGCTTGGCCGCGGCCGTGCAGATGATGGCGCGGCTTGCGGGGACCGCGCCGCTGTCCGCGCAGCTCACGGCCGCGGTGCCTTCGAGCTATGGTGGCTGGGCCAAGCGGCTCGGGCAGCGCAATCTCGGCAATTACGCGCTGACGGCCGGCGCGAGCGCGTTGCTCGATACCTTGCCGTTCCTGCGCAAGCCGTTTGCGCACCGGATGATCGGCGGCGGACAATCGCTTGAGGCGCTCGTGCGGGATCGCGCCGCGCTCGACGATCATCTGGTCGCGAAAGCCTTCGGGCAATGGCATCCCAGCGGCACCTGCCGGATGGGCGCGTCTCATGACGTGGAGGCCGTAACCGATCCACGTGATGCCTCCGTGCATGGCATCCAGGGGCTGCATGTCGTCGATGCCTCGATCATGCCGACGATCCCGCGCGCCAACCTCAACATTCCCACTATCATGCTGGCCGAGAAGATCGCGGACGGCATGCGGGCCCGCCTCGTTCGCTAA
- a CDS encoding heme-binding protein has translation MNLTRHIGAEEAQILIESAARKAEAMGVPQNIAVVDGAGHLVAFRRMDGAKFMAIEIAINKAFTAAGARRPTAAMGEAAQPGSPGFGVNTQHYGRVTILAGGLPLTLPESGEVVGGIGISSGSTAQDAEVAEAGLAAFLAHVAGLPGR, from the coding sequence ATGAACCTGACCCGGCATATCGGCGCTGAGGAAGCGCAAATCCTGATCGAGTCTGCGGCCCGCAAGGCGGAGGCGATGGGCGTGCCGCAGAACATCGCGGTCGTGGACGGCGCCGGTCATCTCGTCGCCTTCCGGCGGATGGACGGCGCCAAGTTCATGGCGATCGAGATCGCGATCAACAAGGCGTTCACCGCGGCCGGCGCCCGCCGCCCGACGGCCGCCATGGGGGAGGCGGCGCAGCCCGGTTCGCCGGGGTTCGGCGTCAACACCCAGCATTACGGCCGTGTCACGATTCTGGCTGGCGGCCTGCCGCTTACCCTCCCGGAGAGCGGAGAAGTGGTCGGCGGGATCGGCATCAGCTCCGGCTCGACGGCACAGGATGCGGAGGTGGCCGAGGCAGGTCTCGCCGCTTTTCTGGCGCACGTCGCCGGGCTTCCCGGGCGATGA
- a CDS encoding glucose 1-dehydrogenase, with translation MSESSITSPLAGRVALVTGAGRGIGGAIADALAARGAAVIVNDIDEGLARQRAAALGERALAAPGDASAAADVRRVVEAGIAAFGRIDILVNNAGQDRAVPILELEEEEWDRFMVVNLKSAFLFSKAVLPGMIERGQGRIVCMSSIVAHQGAMNGGIHYATTKAGMLGFARTLARQMARTGVTVNAIAPGVVDTDLIRTHMKPEMREKVTQAIPMGRLADPAEIGRAVAFLVSDDASYLTGATLDVNGGFWIG, from the coding sequence ATGTCGGAATCCTCGATAACGAGCCCGCTCGCCGGGCGCGTCGCCCTCGTCACCGGTGCCGGGCGCGGCATCGGCGGCGCCATCGCCGATGCGCTGGCCGCGCGCGGTGCCGCTGTCATTGTGAACGACATCGATGAAGGTCTCGCGCGGCAGCGCGCAGCGGCGCTGGGCGAGCGTGCGCTGGCCGCGCCGGGCGATGCATCCGCCGCTGCCGATGTCCGCCGCGTCGTCGAAGCGGGCATCGCCGCCTTCGGGCGGATCGACATCCTCGTCAACAATGCCGGGCAGGATCGCGCTGTCCCGATCCTCGAGCTGGAGGAAGAGGAGTGGGACCGCTTCATGGTGGTGAACCTGAAGAGCGCCTTCCTGTTCTCGAAGGCCGTGCTGCCGGGCATGATCGAGCGAGGGCAGGGCCGCATCGTCTGCATGTCGTCGATCGTCGCCCATCAGGGCGCGATGAACGGCGGCATCCATTACGCCACGACCAAGGCCGGCATGCTCGGCTTCGCGCGCACGCTCGCCCGCCAGATGGCGAGGACCGGCGTCACCGTGAATGCGATCGCGCCGGGCGTCGTCGATACCGACCTCATCCGGACGCATATGAAGCCGGAGATGCGCGAGAAGGTGACGCAGGCGATCCCGATGGGTCGACTCGCCGACCCCGCCGAGATCGGCCGCGCCGTCGCCTTCCTGGTCTCGGACGACGCGTCCTACCTCACCGGGGCAACCCTCGACGTCAATGGCGGCTTCTGGATCGGCTGA
- a CDS encoding carbohydrate ABC transporter permease, with product MSTLAIPAATRRDVSAPGRPPIDRVWALLVLLPVAALMLLNLLPLVWGVLTSIKPEAVIFATPPQFAGFSPTSAHYERVFAAGFVQSFAISLAYAGAAVVMALALALPAAYAFDRFEFPFRQSLFLLVVASIPLSLGAAALLIPNYVYFVRLGLVNTPFALPLIYAAHQLPMAIWVVKGTIEGIPRELDEAAVIDGASRFGILRHVMLPLARPALGAAGTLAFVGSWNEFVAGSVMVDAPWLRPIQPLIYGFIGFFGREWGPLTAAATLAIIPILVVFALLGRLIVSGLTKGSVKG from the coding sequence ATGAGCACTCTCGCCATCCCCGCAGCAACACGGCGAGACGTGAGCGCGCCGGGCCGGCCACCGATCGATCGGGTCTGGGCGCTGCTGGTGCTGCTCCCTGTCGCGGCGCTGATGCTGCTCAACCTGTTGCCGCTGGTCTGGGGCGTGCTGACCTCGATCAAGCCGGAAGCCGTCATCTTCGCGACGCCGCCGCAATTCGCCGGCTTCTCGCCGACGAGCGCGCATTACGAACGCGTCTTTGCCGCCGGATTCGTCCAGAGCTTCGCGATCAGCCTCGCATATGCCGGCGCCGCGGTGGTGATGGCGCTCGCGCTGGCCCTGCCGGCGGCCTATGCCTTCGACCGTTTCGAGTTCCCGTTCCGGCAGAGCCTGTTCCTGCTCGTCGTCGCCAGCATCCCGCTGTCGCTCGGCGCCGCGGCCCTGCTCATCCCGAACTATGTCTATTTCGTCCGGCTCGGGCTGGTGAACACGCCTTTCGCGCTGCCGCTGATCTATGCCGCCCACCAGTTGCCGATGGCGATCTGGGTGGTGAAGGGCACCATCGAAGGCATACCGCGCGAACTCGACGAAGCCGCGGTCATCGACGGCGCCAGCCGCTTCGGCATCCTGCGCCATGTCATGCTGCCGCTGGCCCGGCCGGCACTCGGCGCGGCCGGCACGCTCGCCTTCGTCGGCTCCTGGAACGAGTTCGTCGCCGGCTCGGTGATGGTCGATGCGCCCTGGCTCAGGCCGATCCAGCCATTGATCTACGGCTTCATCGGCTTCTTCGGTCGCGAATGGGGGCCGCTCACGGCTGCCGCCACCCTTGCCATCATCCCCATCCTCGTCGTCTTCGCCCTGCTCGGCCGTCTGATCGTCTCCGGCCTGACCAAGGGCTCCGTAAAAGGCTGA
- a CDS encoding sugar ABC transporter permease, which produces MRSSLNSYGYIAPAFALLGLVLFAPVFYGGWFSMQRIQYGAPTGFSGFDNYTKLFEEPELLATLGRTFVHTGASVAVTIVIALALSVWINRLAPRFAFVAQMIVIIPWIISTVVAALLFRWVFLNDIGLAAWALKAVGVNEFQPLTTSTGAMALLVAISVWKRIGYAVIILLAGLKGIPDDYTEAARIDGANGWQIFRRITLPLLKTPLLLVAIVLTLSNINTVETPLVTTGGGPGDATRVLAIEVYERAFVNFDLGGATALALLMFAGNIALVIAYVRFTKWKA; this is translated from the coding sequence ATGCGCAGTTCCCTCAACAGCTATGGCTATATCGCGCCGGCCTTCGCGCTGCTCGGCCTCGTCCTGTTCGCGCCGGTCTTCTACGGCGGCTGGTTCAGCATGCAGCGGATCCAGTACGGCGCCCCGACGGGTTTCTCCGGCTTCGACAACTACACGAAGCTCTTCGAAGAGCCGGAACTGCTGGCGACGCTCGGCCGGACCTTCGTCCATACCGGCGCATCGGTCGCCGTCACGATCGTCATCGCGCTGGCGCTGTCGGTCTGGATCAACCGGCTCGCACCGCGCTTCGCCTTCGTCGCGCAGATGATCGTCATCATCCCCTGGATCATCTCGACCGTGGTCGCGGCGCTGCTTTTCCGCTGGGTTTTCCTCAACGATATCGGCCTTGCCGCCTGGGCGCTGAAGGCCGTCGGCGTCAACGAATTCCAGCCGCTGACGACATCGACCGGCGCCATGGCGCTGTTGGTCGCGATCTCGGTCTGGAAGCGCATCGGCTACGCCGTCATCATCCTGCTCGCCGGCCTCAAAGGTATTCCCGACGACTATACCGAAGCCGCCCGCATCGACGGCGCCAATGGCTGGCAGATCTTCCGCCGCATCACGCTGCCGCTTTTGAAGACGCCCTTGCTGCTCGTCGCGATCGTGCTGACGCTTTCCAATATCAACACCGTCGAGACGCCGCTCGTCACCACCGGCGGCGGGCCGGGAGACGCGACACGGGTGCTGGCGATCGAGGTCTATGAGCGCGCCTTCGTCAATTTCGACCTCGGTGGCGCCACCGCGCTGGCGCTGCTGATGTTCGCCGGCAATATCGCGCTGGTCATCGCCTATGTCCGCTTCACCAAGTGGAAGGCGTGA
- a CDS encoding sugar ABC transporter substrate-binding protein, with amino-acid sequence MTLLGGLALASLTAGIAGAQAQTIRMWTFLNPTGNAPREKALAEIISAFEAANPGAKVVVETQVWDQMTPKFMAAAQQGTAPDIVWVITDLLGEAIKSGALADLKPLFVDKWSPEQLKDNAGPYWDLCNVGGKQYCLFTSRNYIGLYYRRDLFKEAGIDAASLTTWPAFTEAAKKLTVKDASGAVTRYGFGQGWSESQPDPQIVTSYLLARQGTLFDEKGRARFATPAGIEGLTIQTELVMKHEVTSKQATTWTSDDVYEQFSAGRAAMITGASVRFSTLQARLGADKIGFMLVPGVDGKPHSPAVMAGWAVGAWSKGKNIDLAGKFMDFMNGPQADKLWVEKGGQTPALASTPKALASFFADPANEYLAIAGRGSATAGWLAPIDFGVGGYRQALNKAAQEVVTNGATPQAALERAERDFNRRNGR; translated from the coding sequence ATGACGCTGCTGGGAGGCCTTGCGCTGGCCTCTCTCACGGCCGGGATCGCCGGCGCACAGGCGCAGACGATCCGGATGTGGACCTTCCTCAACCCTACCGGCAACGCGCCGCGCGAGAAGGCGCTGGCCGAGATCATCTCGGCCTTCGAGGCCGCCAATCCCGGCGCCAAGGTCGTGGTCGAGACGCAGGTCTGGGACCAGATGACGCCGAAATTCATGGCGGCCGCGCAGCAGGGCACCGCGCCGGACATCGTCTGGGTGATCACGGACCTGCTTGGCGAGGCGATCAAGTCGGGCGCGCTGGCCGATCTCAAGCCGCTCTTCGTCGACAAATGGTCGCCCGAGCAACTCAAGGACAATGCCGGCCCTTACTGGGACCTCTGCAATGTCGGCGGCAAGCAGTACTGCCTGTTCACCTCGCGGAACTATATCGGGCTCTATTACCGTCGCGACCTGTTCAAGGAAGCCGGCATCGATGCCGCCAGCCTGACGACCTGGCCCGCCTTCACCGAGGCAGCGAAGAAGCTCACCGTCAAGGATGCGAGTGGCGCCGTCACGCGCTACGGCTTCGGCCAGGGCTGGAGCGAGAGCCAGCCGGACCCGCAGATCGTCACGTCATATCTGCTCGCCAGGCAGGGGACGCTCTTCGACGAGAAGGGGCGCGCCCGTTTCGCTACGCCGGCGGGCATCGAGGGGCTGACCATCCAGACCGAACTGGTGATGAAGCACGAGGTTACATCGAAACAGGCGACGACCTGGACCAGCGACGACGTCTACGAGCAGTTCAGCGCCGGCCGGGCCGCGATGATCACCGGCGCGAGCGTCCGCTTCTCGACGCTGCAGGCGCGCCTTGGCGCCGACAAGATCGGCTTCATGCTGGTTCCAGGCGTCGACGGCAAACCGCACTCGCCGGCCGTGATGGCAGGCTGGGCCGTGGGTGCGTGGTCCAAGGGCAAGAACATCGATCTCGCCGGCAAGTTCATGGATTTCATGAACGGCCCCCAGGCCGACAAGCTCTGGGTCGAGAAGGGCGGCCAGACGCCGGCGCTCGCCTCGACGCCGAAGGCACTCGCGAGCTTCTTCGCCGATCCTGCGAACGAATATCTCGCCATCGCCGGCCGGGGCTCCGCGACCGCCGGCTGGCTGGCGCCCATCGATTTCGGCGTCGGCGGCTATCGGCAGGCGCTGAACAAGGCCGCGCAGGAGGTCGTCACCAACGGCGCGACGCCGCAGGCCGCGCTGGAGCGTGCCGAGCGCGACTTCAACCGCCGCAACGGCCGCTAG
- a CDS encoding GntR family transcriptional regulator, whose product MQPSDSSIFLVDPPEGPGETVADGIYRRLIEAILFGDLAASRRLILQELADRFEVSLTPVREALQRLAAEGFIEATPRRGYRIRTPSPRHVAELWQVRLGLELNAGELAIAVVTRGEGGALLRRLEEIQHALDAPGELTHRRHIELNALFHQTLVEASGNRLLATIYHGIQMQLLGAWVQRGLDGWRARLASERAEHAAIINALTGRDAAALATAIRLHLGRSLDGALRDIAAQGEAVAEADRT is encoded by the coding sequence ATGCAGCCGAGTGACAGCAGCATCTTCCTCGTCGATCCGCCGGAAGGCCCGGGCGAGACCGTCGCGGACGGCATCTACCGGCGCCTGATCGAGGCCATCCTGTTCGGCGATCTTGCCGCCAGCCGCCGGCTGATCCTGCAGGAGCTGGCCGATCGCTTCGAGGTCAGCCTGACGCCCGTCCGCGAGGCCTTGCAGCGGCTCGCCGCCGAAGGGTTCATCGAGGCGACGCCCCGCCGCGGCTATCGGATCCGGACGCCCTCGCCGCGGCATGTCGCCGAGCTCTGGCAGGTCCGGCTCGGGCTCGAACTCAACGCCGGGGAGCTCGCGATCGCGGTGGTGACGCGCGGGGAGGGCGGCGCGCTCCTGCGCCGGCTGGAGGAGATCCAGCACGCGCTCGACGCGCCGGGCGAGCTGACGCATCGTCGGCATATCGAGCTCAACGCCCTTTTTCACCAGACGCTGGTAGAGGCCTCGGGCAATCGCCTGCTCGCAACGATCTATCACGGCATCCAGATGCAGCTTCTCGGCGCCTGGGTGCAGCGCGGCCTCGACGGCTGGCGGGCCCGCCTCGCCAGCGAACGCGCCGAGCACGCCGCTATCATCAATGCCCTGACCGGTCGCGACGCCGCGGCGCTCGCAACAGCGATCAGGCTGCACCTCGGCCGCTCGCTGGACGGAGCGCTGCGGGACATCGCAGCCCAGGGCGAAGCAGTCGCCGAAGCCGACAGAACATAA
- a CDS encoding mandelate racemase/muconate lactonizing enzyme family protein: MRLVGVRAHVLHASFAAIYGGIEHVPPSLRRPAAHFQRIERSGQYSTLVEAIGENGESGWGEAFGLPHPGMASSLIEAVIAPALADIELDEPAAALRDLKTYFFALGQTRGPAMEALSGVDIALWDLKARVAGQPLCRMLGAEPGSVTAYVGSVPFLPTPAESAERAVAFAEQGYDGVKLKVGRGAQADAAHVAALRQALGGDMPIMLDANAAYGVDEAIEVARAVAPHGVAWLEEPIAPDDPHALAKVRKASPVPIAAGENEFDIAQFTRFVEAGALDIVQPNITRAGGVTGLLAVDALCTKHGLALAPHGVGSAVGVSAALHACRAARSFTRYEANRLLNPLRDELTQEPLLYADGVFTAQDLPGHGAVPKPDQLEAYALGPAARGARHAAE, from the coding sequence ATGAGATTGGTCGGCGTCCGCGCCCATGTGCTGCATGCATCCTTTGCCGCGATCTATGGCGGCATCGAGCATGTGCCGCCGAGCCTGCGGCGGCCTGCCGCCCATTTCCAGCGCATCGAGCGCAGCGGCCAGTACTCGACGCTCGTCGAGGCCATCGGTGAAAACGGTGAAAGCGGCTGGGGTGAAGCCTTCGGGCTGCCTCATCCCGGTATGGCTTCGTCGCTGATCGAGGCGGTGATCGCGCCGGCTCTCGCCGACATCGAACTCGACGAGCCGGCTGCCGCGCTTCGCGACCTCAAGACCTATTTTTTTGCGCTCGGCCAGACGCGAGGCCCTGCCATGGAAGCGCTGAGCGGCGTCGATATCGCCTTGTGGGATCTCAAGGCGCGCGTGGCCGGCCAGCCATTGTGCCGCATGCTCGGCGCAGAGCCGGGCTCGGTGACGGCTTATGTCGGCTCCGTTCCCTTCCTGCCGACGCCGGCCGAATCCGCCGAGCGCGCGGTGGCCTTTGCCGAGCAGGGCTATGACGGCGTCAAGCTCAAGGTCGGTCGCGGCGCGCAGGCCGATGCGGCCCATGTCGCCGCGCTCAGGCAGGCGCTCGGCGGCGACATGCCGATCATGCTGGATGCCAACGCCGCCTATGGCGTCGACGAGGCCATCGAGGTCGCGCGAGCGGTCGCCCCGCATGGCGTGGCCTGGCTGGAAGAGCCGATCGCGCCCGATGACCCTCATGCGTTGGCCAAGGTGCGCAAGGCCTCGCCGGTGCCGATCGCGGCCGGCGAGAACGAGTTCGACATTGCCCAGTTCACTCGCTTCGTCGAAGCCGGCGCCCTCGACATCGTGCAGCCCAATATCACGCGGGCGGGCGGGGTCACCGGCTTGCTGGCCGTCGATGCGCTCTGCACCAAGCATGGGCTCGCATTGGCGCCCCATGGCGTCGGATCGGCCGTCGGCGTCTCGGCGGCTTTGCATGCCTGCCGCGCCGCCAGGAGTTTCACGCGCTACGAGGCGAACCGTTTGCTCAACCCGCTGCGGGACGAGCTGACGCAGGAGCCGCTGCTTTATGCGGACGGCGTCTTCACGGCGCAGGATCTGCCCGGCCACGGCGCCGTGCCGAAGCCCGACCAGCTCGAAGCCTATGCGCTCGGACCGGCCGCAAGGGGAGCGCGTCATGCAGCCGAGTGA
- a CDS encoding DUF6502 family protein: MSDAAQDPTADKLYPPLARLLRPLVRLCIRAGMTFPALCHLLRELYVNVAEYDFALPGKEQTDSRVSLLTGIHRKEVSRLRGAGAPVNAVPASVSRTGAIIARWLASPRYCDAAGTPSPLPRTADAGKPSFEELVASVTRDLRPRAVLDEWVDRRIVTIDAEDRIALAEAAFIPQHGDDDKLYYFGRNLHDHLAASAANVLAAKPPFVERSVHYDGLSAELAERLEARSRELALEMLQQLNREANAACERDAGGDHRWNCGVYVFREEVPDAAPAEGNQG; this comes from the coding sequence ATGTCGGACGCAGCTCAGGACCCCACCGCCGATAAGCTCTATCCGCCGCTGGCACGGCTGCTGCGCCCGCTGGTGCGGCTTTGCATCCGCGCCGGGATGACCTTTCCGGCGCTGTGCCATTTGCTCCGCGAGCTCTACGTCAACGTGGCGGAGTACGATTTCGCCCTGCCGGGCAAGGAGCAGACGGACAGCCGCGTCAGCCTGCTGACCGGAATTCACCGCAAGGAGGTCAGCCGCCTGCGCGGTGCAGGGGCGCCGGTCAATGCGGTGCCGGCGTCGGTTTCACGCACGGGCGCGATCATCGCGCGCTGGCTGGCCTCGCCGCGCTATTGCGACGCCGCCGGGACGCCCTCCCCGCTGCCGCGCACGGCTGATGCCGGCAAGCCCTCCTTTGAGGAACTCGTGGCCTCGGTGACGCGGGACCTGCGCCCGCGTGCCGTTCTCGACGAATGGGTCGACCGCCGAATCGTCACAATCGACGCCGAGGACCGGATCGCATTGGCCGAAGCAGCCTTCATTCCCCAGCACGGCGACGACGACAAGTTGTACTATTTCGGCAGAAACCTGCACGATCATCTCGCTGCCTCGGCTGCCAATGTGCTTGCCGCCAAGCCGCCTTTCGTCGAGCGCTCGGTGCATTACGACGGACTTTCGGCCGAGCTGGCCGAGCGTCTAGAAGCCCGCTCACGCGAACTCGCGCTGGAGATGCTGCAACAGCTCAACCGCGAGGCCAACGCCGCCTGCGAACGCGATGCCGGCGGCGATCATCGCTGGAACTGCGGTGTCTATGTCTTCCGCGAGGAGGTCCCCGACGCAGCCCCGGCCGAGGGCAACCAGGGATGA